The Sulfurospirillum deleyianum DSM 6946 nucleotide sequence TTACAACAGATGCCGTTACATTGGATTTAAATAGTGCTGATTATCCTTCTAGCGTTCTTGCAGATACGACATCAAAAACACTCACTCTTAATGGAACTATTACCAATACCATAACAACACAAACTCCTCAAAAAGGGGATATTGTCGATGTAACACTCAAAGACGCTTCGGGTAAAACACTCCTACTCACGGCTACATTAGATGAAAATTTAGAATGGAGTATTAATGACTATGATGTTAGCGCTTACGATTTAAGCAGTGCCTTTACTCTTACATCTGCTAAACTTCAAACGGAACAAGAAGTAGCCACACAAGAAAATTTCAGTACGAGCATCATTGGTCCTGATGGAGACAAAGATATTTTAGATATGACCTTTACCAAAGTGATACCTCAAACCTCAACCGAAACCACATGGAATGCCGTGGTAAATATTTATAGTTTTTATGAAACGTATGATACTTCAAAAACCTACGATACAACACAATACTATATTGATAAAACTGCCAATAAAGTCTATGAAATTGTCGATACCCAAACGGGAGCATTAACCTTTAATGGCAATGGCTCACTAGCCAGCAATACCATTCCTACCATCAATAATGGTGGAACAACGTTAACGCTTAATTTAGGTACCGTTGGTGGATACGATGGCATGGTTTCAAATGCAAATATAGACAAAGCCAATGCTTCAAGCTCAAATGGCACTTTGGAGGGCTTTTTAACAGGATACGATGTCGATACCAATGGAAATGTCATTGCCAGTTTTAGCAATGGTAAAAGCTCCTCTGTGGCTAAAATAGCTGTGTATCATTTTCAAAACGATCAAGGACTCATGGCTGAATCTTCCAACCTTTTCTCTGAATCCTCCAACAGTGGTAAAGCTTTTTTTTATGCAGATGAAAGTGGTGAGAGTTTTTTAGGCTCAAAAGTTTACAGCCATAAACTCGAAGGGAGCAATGTCAGTCTTGCAACGGCTTTAACTGAACTTATTATTGTACAAAAAGCGTTTGATGCCAGTGCTAAAAGTATCACCACTAGCGATGAGCTTTTAAAAAATGCCATCAATATGAAGGCATAGTAACATAACAGTAACATGGAATAAAAATTGCTTTTACTTCCATATAAATTTTATAAAAGAGAGACAAAGGATACGCTATGATGAGAGCACTATGGGCCGGCGTTACCGGATTACAAGCACATCAAATTGCGATGGACGTTGAGTCTAACAACATTGCAAACGTCAATACAACAGGTTATAAATATTCACGTGCAAACTTTTCAAACCTTCTAAGCCAAACCGTATCCATCGCTACTGCACCGCAGGGTGAACTTGGTGGTAAAAACTCTATGCAAATTGGGTTAGGAACAACAATTAGTACCGTGACAAAAATCTTTGAACAAGGTTCTATTGAAACTACCGATAAAGATACCGACCTTGCCATCAGTGGTGATGGTTTTTTTGTGGTTTCTCCTGATGGAGGAACCACCTACAAATATACCCGAAATGGTGACTTTAGTTTTGATGCCAATGGTAACTTTGTTGATTCAAACGGTTATATTATTCAAGGATGGTTACGAGATCAAGAGACGGGACAAATTGATACTACATCACCTATCTCAAATATTTTAATCACTCCAGGTTATACAACACCTGCTAATGCAACTTCTATTGTTTCCATTAAAGCCAATTTAGACTCAGGAACCAGTGTTGGCACCAATAAAACTTCTATCTATTCACTCGATTCAAAAAGTGGTTGGGTGGATGCAGATAATGATGGTATTATGGATGCAGCTGAAGTGCACAACGAAGATGATAACGCTGATACTATTTTTAATAATAATACAGAAGTCTATGAACGGGGTGTTGATTTTGGAGTTCTTTTTGATTCAGATGGTGAGGCATTAAGCTTAACAGATGGACAAGGAACGTGGATCAGTTATGCTCAAGCAAAAACAGAACGTATTGAAGTTGAAGCAGACGCTTCTGATGTTACACATTTAACCATGACTATCAATGGTACCAC carries:
- a CDS encoding flagellar hook-basal body complex protein; protein product: MNSSLYNGVSGIKTSQFYIDVIGNNISNVNTNGFKGSTPEVSSLFSSILVGTYNSYSNGVGMGAQSFNTALDMSQGILENTDNTFDLALGSEGWFGVQGADGNTYYTRAGSFSLDAEGNLVDGDGNYLLATLGNNIATTTLDADTLAKFGQYYNNGTASSVTPYAITELNDVGLGTIGSQGIVNLPKTLYYPPVASSEASYSANLDPTITTDAVTLDLNSADYPSSVLADTTSKTLTLNGTITNTITTQTPQKGDIVDVTLKDASGKTLLLTATLDENLEWSINDYDVSAYDLSSAFTLTSAKLQTEQEVATQENFSTSIIGPDGDKDILDMTFTKVIPQTSTETTWNAVVNIYSFYETYDTSKTYDTTQYYIDKTANKVYEIVDTQTGALTFNGNGSLASNTIPTINNGGTTLTLNLGTVGGYDGMVSNANIDKANASSSNGTLEGFLTGYDVDTNGNVIASFSNGKSSSVAKIAVYHFQNDQGLMAESSNLFSESSNSGKAFFYADESGESFLGSKVYSHKLEGSNVSLATALTELIIVQKAFDASAKSITTSDELLKNAINMKA